Proteins from a single region of Heptranchias perlo isolate sHepPer1 chromosome 34, sHepPer1.hap1, whole genome shotgun sequence:
- the map2k1 gene encoding dual specificity mitogen-activated protein kinase kinase 1, with protein sequence MPKKKPGPIKLNPSPDGSALNGTTSAETNLEALQKKLEELELDEQQRKRLEAFLTQKQKVGELKDDDFEKISELGAGNGGVVFKVSHKPSGLIMARKLIHLEIKPAIRNQIIRELQVLHECNSPYIVGFYGAFYSDGEISICMEHMDGGSLDQVLKKAGRIREEVLGKVSIAVNKGLAYLREKHKIMHRDVKPSNILVNSRGEIKLCDFGVSGQLIDSMANSFVGTRSYMSPERLQGTHYSVQSDIWSMGLSLVEMAIGRYPIPPPDAQELEQIFGCRLGDDASSSEQKSRQPGRPGSVPGVDSRPPMAIFELLDYIVNEPPPKLPPGVFSEEFQEFVNKCLIKNPAERADLKQLMAHSFIKRSEAEEVDFAGWLCTTIGLKQPSTPTHTPVV encoded by the exons GACCAACCTGGAGGCTCTGCAGAAGAAGTTAGAGGAGCTTGAGTTAGACGAACAGCAGCGCAAACGGCTCGAGGCCTTTCTGACCCAGAAACAGAAGGTCGGGGAATTGAAAGATGACGACTTTGAGAAGATATCGGAACTGGGTGCAGGGAACGGAGGGGTGGTGTTCAAAGTCTCACACAAACCGTCGGGTCTCATTATGGCCCGGAAG CTGATTCACCTGGAGATAAAGCCGGCCATTCGGAACCAGATCATCCGAGAGCTGCAGGTTCTACACGAGTGTAACTCTCCGTATATTGTGGGATTCTACGGAGCGttttacagtgatggagagatcaGCATCTGCATGGAGCACATG GATGGTGGTTCATTGGATCAAGTGCTCAAAAAAGCTGGAAGAATTAGAGAAGAAGTCCTGGGCAAAGTTAGCATCGCT GTTAACAAGGGACTGGCTTATCTGCGAGAGAAACACAAGATCATGCACCGAG ATGTTAAACCTTCGAACATCTTGGTGAATTCTCGCGGTGAAATCAAACTTTGTGACTTTGGGGTTAGCGGACAGCTGATCGACTCAATGGCCAACTCATTTGTAGGGACGAGGTCTTACATGTCA CCTGAAAGACTCCAGGGGACACACTATTCAGTTCAGTCTGATATCTGGAGCATGGGCCTCTCTCTGGTGGAGATGGCGATCGGCAGGTATCCAATTCCCCCTCCTGATGCTCAGGAGCTTGAACAAATCTTTGGCTGTCGCTTGGGAGACGATGCGAGCTCCTCGGAGCAGAAATCTCGCCAGCCCGGCCGGCCAGGGAGCG TTCCTGGTGTGGATTCTCGACCGCCGATGGCAATATTCGAACTGTTGGATTACATTGTGAACGag CCACCCCCTAAATTGCCACCTGGAGTGTTCAGTGAAGAGTTCCAGGAGTTTGTGAATAAATG tttgatAAAGAATCCTGCGGAGAGGGCGGACTTGAAGCAGCTAATG GCTCATTCTTTCATCAAACGAtcggaggcggaggaggtggaTTTCGCAGGCTGGCTGTGCACAACTATTGGCCTGAAGCAGCCGAGCACTCCGACACACACTCCTGTCGTGTAA